One part of the Flavobacterium johnsoniae UW101 genome encodes these proteins:
- the prfA gene encoding peptide chain release factor 1, protein MLDRLQYVKQRFDEISDLIIQPDVISDQKRYKSLNQEYKGIKALVEKREEYIIVLANIDEANEIIADGSDAEMVEMAKMQLDEAKDRLPELEEEIKFMLIPKDPEDAKNVMVEIRAGTGGDEASIFAGDLFRMYTKYCETMGWRTSVVDMNEGTSGGFKEVIFEVTGEDVYGTLKFEAGVHRVQRVPQTETQGRVHTSAATVMVLPEAEEFDVQVDMNDVRVDFFCSSGPGGQSVNTTKSAVRLTHIPTGLVAQCQDEKSQHKNKDKALMVLRSRLYEMELAKKQEEDAKKRSSQVSSGDRSAKIRTYNYAQGRVTDHRVGLTLYDLGNIMNGDIQKIVSELQLVNNMEKLKEASEVY, encoded by the coding sequence ATGTTAGATAGACTTCAATATGTAAAGCAGCGTTTCGATGAGATTTCGGATTTGATTATTCAGCCGGATGTTATTTCTGATCAAAAACGTTACAAGTCGCTTAACCAGGAATATAAAGGTATAAAAGCGCTTGTTGAAAAGAGAGAAGAATACATTATAGTTTTAGCAAACATCGACGAAGCAAACGAAATTATTGCTGACGGAAGCGATGCTGAAATGGTAGAAATGGCCAAAATGCAGTTGGATGAAGCAAAAGACCGTTTACCGGAACTGGAGGAGGAAATCAAATTTATGCTGATTCCTAAAGATCCAGAAGATGCGAAAAACGTTATGGTGGAGATCCGCGCCGGAACGGGTGGGGACGAAGCGAGTATTTTTGCTGGTGACTTGTTTAGAATGTACACAAAATACTGTGAAACAATGGGATGGAGAACATCTGTTGTTGATATGAACGAAGGAACTTCTGGAGGTTTCAAAGAGGTTATTTTTGAAGTTACAGGAGAAGATGTTTACGGAACTTTGAAATTTGAAGCAGGTGTTCACCGTGTACAGCGTGTTCCGCAGACAGAAACTCAGGGACGTGTACATACATCGGCTGCAACGGTTATGGTTTTGCCAGAAGCTGAGGAGTTTGATGTTCAGGTAGATATGAACGATGTTCGTGTAGATTTCTTCTGTTCATCAGGACCTGGAGGACAGTCGGTAAATACAACGAAATCGGCTGTACGTTTAACGCACATTCCAACTGGATTAGTTGCGCAGTGTCAGGATGAGAAATCACAGCACAAGAATAAAGATAAAGCTTTAATGGTATTGCGTTCTCGTTTATACGAAATGGAATTGGCTAAAAAGCAGGAAGAAGATGCTAAAAAACGTAGTTCTCAGGTAAGTTCTGGAGACCGTTCGGCTAAAATTCGTACGTATAACTATGCACAAGGCCGTGTAACCGATCACCGTGTTGGTTTAACGCTTTACGATTTAGGAAACATCATGAATGGTGATATTCAGAAAATCGTTTCTGAACTTCAGCTGGTTAATAACATGGAGAAATTGAAGGAAGCTTCGGAAGTGTATTAA
- a CDS encoding DUF5723 family protein, which yields MKRTLLLCTLFGSFFYCQGQSYFGFRDDNYAGIQGVLFNPSSIVDSKYRSDVTVFSASGTLQNDLYGVNIMDALDGNYNLAEDASKNFKSNNRGNFNVDILGPSFMLNITPEHSIGLYSRVRSITNLVGVNGELIDEVNKETDVSSSFLFSGGNPNGVTNSWAEIGASYGTVLLDRDDHFIKGGITVKYVMAGVNGYINGSDLSVAFTKNSADPAFSQYTSTGTLKTAASYDYENGKDPKFDMTSAGVGVDLGFTYEYRTNCHTCMGNRYKFKVAASVTDIGKINYKDLTENTYNLTGSVSQADIDDADDIFEFFDANYTKISSRKGVKANLPTALHTNFDWNIDQKFYLNLSTDFSLVDAKKVNGTAIANSVTFTPRYETRQFSFYIPVTYMEYSGTQVGTGFRAGPLFIGSGSLVSNLFSNKSKASNIYVGLKLPIYQDYR from the coding sequence ATGAAGAGAACTTTACTTTTATGCACCCTTTTTGGGAGCTTTTTTTACTGTCAGGGTCAGTCTTACTTTGGGTTTCGGGACGACAATTATGCCGGAATTCAGGGCGTTTTGTTTAATCCGTCGTCAATTGTAGATTCTAAGTACAGATCCGATGTTACAGTTTTTTCGGCAAGCGGTACGCTTCAAAATGATTTATACGGCGTAAATATCATGGACGCTTTAGACGGCAATTATAATTTGGCAGAAGATGCCAGCAAAAACTTTAAATCAAACAACAGAGGAAATTTTAATGTCGATATTTTAGGTCCTTCGTTTATGCTGAATATTACGCCGGAGCATAGTATTGGGCTTTATTCGCGCGTGCGAAGCATAACCAATCTTGTTGGGGTAAACGGAGAACTTATTGATGAGGTAAATAAAGAAACAGATGTTTCAAGCAGTTTTTTATTTTCGGGCGGAAATCCAAATGGTGTAACCAATTCTTGGGCCGAAATTGGAGCGAGCTACGGAACGGTATTATTAGACCGCGACGATCATTTTATTAAAGGCGGTATTACGGTAAAGTATGTAATGGCGGGAGTAAACGGTTATATTAACGGAAGTGATTTAAGCGTGGCTTTTACCAAAAACAGTGCTGATCCTGCTTTTAGTCAGTACACTTCGACTGGAACGCTGAAAACGGCTGCAAGTTATGATTATGAAAACGGAAAAGATCCTAAGTTTGATATGACATCGGCTGGTGTGGGTGTTGATTTAGGATTTACTTATGAATATCGTACCAATTGTCATACTTGTATGGGAAACCGATATAAATTTAAAGTTGCAGCATCGGTAACCGATATTGGAAAAATCAATTATAAAGATCTTACTGAAAACACTTATAACTTAACCGGAAGCGTAAGTCAGGCTGATATAGATGATGCCGATGATATTTTCGAATTCTTTGATGCTAATTACACTAAAATTTCATCAAGAAAAGGAGTGAAAGCTAATTTACCAACGGCTCTCCATACCAATTTTGACTGGAACATTGACCAAAAGTTTTACTTGAATCTAAGCACTGATTTTAGTTTGGTTGATGCTAAAAAAGTCAACGGAACTGCCATTGCTAATTCGGTTACTTTTACGCCCAGATATGAAACAAGACAATTTAGTTTTTATATTCCGGTAACGTATATGGAATACAGCGGTACTCAGGTAGGAACAGGCTTTAGAGCTGGTCCGTTGTTTATTGGTTCAGGATCACTTGTTTCGAATTTGTTTTCAAACAAATCAAAAGCTTCTAATATTTATGTAGGTTTAAAACTTCCTATTTATCA